Below is a window of 'Nostoc azollae' 0708 DNA.
AATAAATTTTGCTGTCACATTAAAGCCAATATATCATAGTATAAATTTTCCTAAATAACTTCAGTTACTGGGGATAAAGATAACAAAGTTGTATAATTAGCCCGTCTCCTCTATAAAAATTACATTTTGACTAATAATAGTCCGCTTTACTGTTTCTTTTACCTTGATAAGGGGCATATGTGGCAACAAGAAAAAAAAGATGGTGTAATCGTTAATCTGGTATTATCGCTGGCCTTAGCTACCAGTGGTGTGGTAGCCAACTTATTTGTGTTAGCTCCTACACAGGCAGAATTAAAATCTGATTTTACTACTTTCCCGCTGCCGCAAACAGTGGAGGATGGAATCAAAGTGCGAATTGATGGTTCTGCGAGTTTGGTCATGATTAACCAAAGCCTAAAAGATACATTTGAGAACCAATTTTCTGGTACACAGATAGAAGTGGGGGTGAATAGTGCTGATGCTGATGCTGCACTCAAGACTTTGCTAGAAGGCAAAATTGATATAGCTGCCATCGCACGAGACCTAACTCCAGCAGAAAAAGCTCGAGGTTTAGAACAAGTCCATTTGCACCGAGAAAAAATAGCCATCATCGTTGGTGCAAATAATCCCTTTCCAGGAAGTTTGACTCCTGAAAAATTTGCTAAAATTTTTCGAGGCCAAATTAAGGACTGGTCAGAACTAGGAGTTCAATCTGGTAAGATCCGGCTAATTAATCGACCCTCAACAAGCAATACTCATAATGCCTTTCGTGATTATTCAGTTTTTCAAACTGCTGAGTTTCCTACACGAACGAATCCGACTCAAATAGCTGAAGATAAAACTGCCCAAATTATCCAACAATTAGGTACAGATGTCATTAGCTATGTTATAGCTAATCAAGTATCAAAGCTACTAGATGTGCGAGTTCTGAAAATCAAGGGAGTTACACCAGGTAATTCTCAATATCCATTTTCTCAGCCTTTGGTTTACGTTTACAAGCAAAATCCCAACCCAGGAGTAGTTGGTTTTCTGAGTCTTACCCTTGCACCTGTAAGAAAAAAGGCGCTAGAACCTCCTAGAGAAGCTGAAGCCTCTGCGATCGCAGCCAGTTCTTTACAAAGTGTTAATCGAGAAACTTTAACAACTTCCTCATCAAAACCTCAACCCCTACTAACTGTTGCACCATCTGAAAATTCCACTATAAGTACCACTCCACAATCACAAACTCCAATCAATACTCTTGGTTCTGGTAATGAACAACAGTTTGTGAGTCCTCTGGAAAATGATCCGCTTGAGGATAAGAACGTCATACTCTTAATAGTTTTATCGCTATTGCCAATTTTTGGTTTAGGTGGGTTTCTAACTTGGTGGTTCAAGAGAAAACTGCGATCAGTAGATGAAAAAACAGATAACTTGGAAACATTAATTTCCAGCACATCTACCACAGAAACAATATCAATCACACCAGACGATTACAGCATTCTTCCCTATCTTGAAAATGGTAGCTGCACTAATGGAATATCGCATTTAAATCAAACTACAACTACAACTTCAATGCTATCCGACAAGGAATATCTTAACCTTACTCAAGAAGATAACCTAACAGGTAATTTATTAACAGCAATTGTCACAGGAACAAATACCAGAGTAGATCATACAAATGATTTTGACATTCCTACTGAAACAATAGCTGTTGATTGTGGTGAAGTAGTATGGGATACAGAAGCGCCAGTGGCTGTTGTTAATACACCTTACCCATCAGTACCCAGAATTTCAGGAATTACATTTGATGTAGAACTGCTAACTTACGAATTAACCACTTCACTATCAGAATTACTAGATAACCCAGCAGCGCCATTTCATCAAGATACCACTACTCCACTATCAGAAGTAATAGGTTTTCCACCAATTTCATCCGATGCTGACTCTAGTACTTCACTCTCAGAATTACTCGGTATGGCAGCAACCTCTCTTGATACTGATTCCAGTAATACTCCACTAAAATTACGTCCTGTATCTACAAAAGAGCCTATTACGTCCCTATCAGAATTATTGGGCTTACCACCAGAAACATTAGATTTAGATATAGCACTGAGCAAAGATGAAACAACAAGTTCACTACCTGAACTATTAGATGAGTTAGGAGATTTATTCAACAACTTAGCAGAGGCTGAACTCAAAATTGATCTGACACCAGAAGAGTTTTCCTCAGACTTGTCTATTTCATCAATGTTCTCAGAAGAGACTATTGACTATGCAATCTTGAAAACAGATGCAAAGATAGAAGTTTCATCAGAGTTAAAAATACGAACTAACATCACAGAATTTGCTAGTTTCTTGGATATAGACACAGATAGCAGCATTGTCTTCACACCCCGTACACCTAAGTGGGCTTATGTTTCTTGGTATGTTTCAGAAACTCACAAAGAAGTACTGCGAAAAAAAGGAGGTCGTCTTTTAGCAGTGAGGCTTTATGATGCTACTGACATTGATCTGAGTTATCAAACACCCCAACTAGTTCAGCAGTATGAATGTGAGGAAGCAACTTGCGATCGCTATATAGATATTCCCACTAGCAATCGTGATTACATAACTGAAATTGGCTATACAACAGATAATAATTGTTGGTTAGGTATAGCTCGTTCAGGTACTATTCGGATCTTCAATCCTCCTAGTGAAG
It encodes the following:
- a CDS encoding substrate-binding domain-containing protein yields the protein MWQQEKKDGVIVNLVLSLALATSGVVANLFVLAPTQAELKSDFTTFPLPQTVEDGIKVRIDGSASLVMINQSLKDTFENQFSGTQIEVGVNSADADAALKTLLEGKIDIAAIARDLTPAEKARGLEQVHLHREKIAIIVGANNPFPGSLTPEKFAKIFRGQIKDWSELGVQSGKIRLINRPSTSNTHNAFRDYSVFQTAEFPTRTNPTQIAEDKTAQIIQQLGTDVISYVIANQVSKLLDVRVLKIKGVTPGNSQYPFSQPLVYVYKQNPNPGVVGFLSLTLAPVRKKALEPPREAEASAIAASSLQSVNRETLTTSSSKPQPLLTVAPSENSTISTTPQSQTPINTLGSGNEQQFVSPLENDPLEDKNVILLIVLSLLPIFGLGGFLTWWFKRKLRSVDEKTDNLETLISSTSTTETISITPDDYSILPYLENGSCTNGISHLNQTTTTTSMLSDKEYLNLTQEDNLTGNLLTAIVTGTNTRVDHTNDFDIPTETIAVDCGEVVWDTEAPVAVVNTPYPSVPRISGITFDVELLTYELTTSLSELLDNPAAPFHQDTTTPLSEVIGFPPISSDADSSTSLSELLGMAATSLDTDSSNTPLKLRPVSTKEPITSLSELLGLPPETLDLDIALSKDETTSSLPELLDELGDLFNNLAEAELKIDLTPEEFSSDLSISSMFSEETIDYAILKTDAKIEVSSELKIRTNITEFASFLDIDTDSSIVFTPRTPKWAYVSWYVSETHKEVLRKKGGRLLAVRLYDATDIDLSYQTPQLVQQYECEEATCDRYIDIPTSNRDYITEIGYTTDNNCWLGIARSGTIRIFNPPSEDFWFVTDTELVIHGSTEPGAKVTIDDHEIEIQPDGTFNFRVPFSNSLLQYLMTATAARGEQTITILKKFSQENPED